Genomic segment of Juglans microcarpa x Juglans regia isolate MS1-56 chromosome 7S, Jm3101_v1.0, whole genome shotgun sequence:
AATACAGTTGACTGGCCTGCACTAATATGGATGGCAGATCAGAATTCCACACACCAAACTCCGGTAGCAAAAGAGGTGGATGGATCACCTTCCCCTTCATCGCCGGTacgcatctctctctctctctctctctctctctctctctcatacagaCAGACACAATGTTTTGGACCAGTATATATGTGTTTATTGTTTGTGTCTTGATTAAGCAGGGGCTTTTGTGGGGTTGACGCTGGCATCTGGAGGATGGCAGGCAAACTTGATTGTGTATCTCATTCAGGAATTTAATGTGAAAAGCATAAATGCTGCTCAGATATCAAACATTGTCAATGGCTGCATCAATCTGTTTCCTGTCGTTGGAGCCATTATTGCCGACTCTTTTTTCGGTTCTTTCTTCGTTGCCTCAATCTCAGCCTGCATCTCTTTGCTGgtaatactctctctctctctccctctctctctctctctctctcagcccATCTGCGGAGCCAAAACACGAGGGCTACTTTCACCCACAGATCACAACTGCTCTTAATTTAATACCCCATTTAAAACTCAGAACTTAGTTTTTATTTCATACCAAAAGTTCAGAGGAGTTGAGACAGTAATTGAAAGTTATACATACCTTGAATTTctgatatacatacatacatatatatatatatatatatatgtatgtttgttctttcatatgatatgttagatagTGAATTGGCAAATTCACCTAAAACTAAGACTATTTAAAATCTGTTTTGAAATTCGACATCACACTCTATATATAGACGTATTTTTAGAAGGGTCGTGATAGTGATATTGTGGACATTccccaacaatctccccctcATCACTTGTCACATCCTAAGTAGTCAATCCACTTGATATTAGTAAGGAATACACATTCAAGTCTTTTACGGCATTCGATATTGTATCCTCCAAATGTTTTTTAGAGCTGTCATAGAAGGCAGTATTATATACATTCCCCAACAGGATTCTTGCAGGGCATAACTCTCCCTCACATTCTCAACACAAGTCAAGAGTTTTGTCTGATCCAAAACCATTTTTACCATTGCAGGGCATAATTCTTTTAGCTTTAACAGCAACTCTCGACTCCTTGAGACCTCAGAAATGTGAAAATGGATCAAGCTTCAGCTTCTGCAGTGCACCACCCTCTAAAGTCCAATATACAGTGCTATACACAGGTTTAGCACTGGCATGTATAGGGGTTGGAGGCACACGTTTTACCCTAGCAACAATGGGAGCAAACCAATATGATAAGCCAAAGGATCAAGGGATTTTCTTCAACTGgtatttctttgctttttaCACTGCTTCAGCAATAAGCAACACGGCCATTGTGTACATTGAGGATAATGTGAGTTGGAGATTGGGGTTTGGACTCAGTGCCATCACTAACTTCATTGGCTTGGCCTTTTTGCTTTTGGGAAATCGATTCTACACTCATGATCCACCTCAAGGGAGCCCATTCATAGGTTTGGTTCAGGTTATTGTTGCCACTATTCGGAAAAGGAAAGTGAGGCTCTCCCCCAAAATCGAGGATTACTACTATGGAAAAGATGGATCAATCACAGAAATAGTTACAACCCCCAATAAAAGCTTCAGGTAGGAAGTGATGAGTTAATAAAACTGCatgattctttgttttttttttttttttttttttgccttcaaATCATCTTAATTTACATGTTAGAAACCATTCTTTAGctttgaaaatggaaaaaataaataacaaaacatgtttttgatAGATGTAAGGATCAGATCTAAATTATGAATCAAACTAGATTTGATAGAACTGATGTGGCTTCCCCGCCTTGTTTTATCCGATTTTGAAcggataacatatattattatgatcacgtccaaataaaaaaatcatctcgACCTGATCATCCCTAGACCCTTTAGAGGGTGAAGTAAAAGGGTTAGAAATCATTTGTTTTTACCAGCCCTTTAAAGACATCCTAGCAAATTGCTTGTAATTAATTGCGCATGCTACAATGTCCAAAAATAGTATGGAACTGCTCGATAGGCCATGATGTGTACCATTATGTAGACCCACCCTTCATCTATACGTACATCTGGTTCCCAAAGCTTTggaaatttctaaaaattttcctctccctttgataaaatttagaaaaaaaaaaatactctatgCCCAACTCCCTTCCCTTGAAAAACACTTTAAAAAATCCCTTCTTATTGCCACcatccaaaaaattaaatagaaataaCCTCATAATgcacaaaaaatttaaagaattaaacCCATATTTTTCGTATAAaatctttaatatatatgtagggtttttcaaataagaaatgttatgcatcagtcattattcactcacacaccccacacctatagtttttcatagggtgtggggtTTGGGGTAGTAACtagtggctgatgagaagaatttttattttctaataccGTTTTTAATTCCGAATggatcatgaaaaaaaatatgaaaactaacaaatattttattaaaaaacccaTGATTTTTCTACATTGAATTCTTCATCTCTGATCTTACTGGCCGCTAATATGAcacattttaaatataatttcattaatagtaCCAGCATTACTAATGAGACACAGGATAAAAAATTCAGGATGGGGGGGGAGTAGTACTACTAGTATTGTTGATTAAGAGAAATATATTGGTTATTATTTTTGCATATGGAATTAGTGGTGTAATATTCAAAGTGACAAATGATTTCTTTTGAGTTCCCaaaattacttgattatttAGTGTTTTTAAGTCTTTTTGGATTGATGACAAGTGCATGCATGATGCTTTCCCACTTCTCCAACATATATAAGAGACTTAAATTGGTTTCCATGCTTTTCATGATTAACATAGCACTGTTCCACATCAACATTTCTTCCCTCCCCTTATCCACACCTGCAGGCTCATGCCTCGGTGGAACACTACTCGAACATCTTATCTATGACATTGGTCATCAACATCACAAACTGCTGGTGGTGATTGTACccctacaatatatatatatatatatatatatatataagttgttaGTGgtggatgtatatatatatatatatatatatatatatataaaagttgttAGTGGTGGTTGTTGAAGTGGACTACAGAATGGAAGTGATGGAagtttgtgtttgattttttcttttttggttaatTTCAGCTTAATTATAACTGAGGTTATGTTACGCTCCAATGGAGGCCCAACCCACATCTAAACCTATATTCCAAAAAGACTAATCACTAATACAATTGAAAACCCATTAGAACCATTATAAAGAATAAGAACTTCTTCTAGCCTTATCACTCAGTATAGGATATCACAATGTCATCAAATCAActataaacatataagcttagGAACATAATCAAGACCATTAATATTTCATTACTAATGAGATGATCTACTCAAGCATGTGGAGGGAGGCCATTTGACTTCAGAAGTTTCATTACTAATTCAAagctacacacacacacactacttGTGATGCAGGTTTCTCAACCGTGCAGCATTTAAAACAGAAGGAGATATTCATGAATCGGATGGTTCAATTGCAAAACCTTGGAGGATATGCACAATGCAACAAGTAGAAGCTCTCAAAACCCTGATAAGAATATTCCCATTATGGTCAAGCAGTATTTTCTTAGGTACTACAATAGGAATCCAGGCCAGTTTGACAGTCCTCCAAGCTTTACTCATGGACCGTCACATTGGGCCTCACTTCCAAATCCCAGCTGGGTCTATCCTAGTCGTGGTCCTAATCTCTACGTCCATCTCTCTCACCATTATCGATCGTTTCTTATGTCCTATGTGGCAGAAGTTGACTCATTCGTCTCCGACACCCCTCCAACGAATAGGGTTAGGCCACGTACTAAACATTCTAAGCATGGCCATGTCAGCACTGATGGAATGGAAACGACTCCAAATAGCCCAAGCCCACAACCTCCAAGACCGCCCCGGTTCCATAGTGCCCATGTCCGCCTTTTGGTTGTTTCCACAACTAGCTTTGGTTGGCATTGGAGAGGCATTTCATTTTCCAGGACAAGTTGCATTGTATTATCAAGAATTCCCCAAGTCCCTGAAAACTACATCAACTGCGATGATTTCATTGATCATTGCGATTTCTTTCTATCTGAGCACTGCACTGATTGATCTTGTTCGGAGGGTAACTGGATGGCTACCAGATAATTTGAATGGTGGAAGGGTTGATAATGTATATTGGGCTTTAGTTGTGGTGGGAGTGCTCAACTTTGGTTACTATTTGCTGTGCTCTTGTCTGTACAAGTATCAGAACGTTGAAAAGGGGGAAGATGATACCATTGGTGAAGATGCCAGAGGTGGGTCTTGAAACTATTTATAGTCACTTTATCTTACGAGTGCtgttttatacaattatttttatgtactttttatatatttaactaAAGTGATTggccaaaataattattttatattaaaaaaaaatgacgcaaTCAATCATATTATTGAAGTCtacaaaaaatatgaaaaaatgattatacataaaattttattatgttaaagTTTATGTACTATGAATGACAATCAACTCTATTCTTAAAGTTTTACCATCTACCACACTGGATGTTTAATCAGTATCTGTCTTTCATATTTTCCAAGAATCTTTGGTTAATCGGGAGAGCTGACACGCATAAATTGTAGTATTTTCCTGCGAACCAATGATTGCATATCGAGAAAAAGACCCCGAGCGCGAATTTAAGAGAATCACGTCCAAATGATATATGGGTCCGTTTGGCAACACTCTTCTCcaagtattaattttaagatattctcgtatatttttttcttaatcatcctttaaatataaaatattatttaatttttaatttttaactttttcatcaaatccaatttttctaaatttttaaacaaaacaccaaaaataatactacttttcaaatttcaaaacaaaaataatattaataaattatattagaagcgtttttaaattttataatatttttattcaatttttttttttttcttttttaaaatctaataaaatatcttaaatcaaatcatttcattattattaataaatgtactgatatattctaaatatccaaacTACCTCACGAAACCACAACTACTCTACAATtaacttcaatttcaaattaaaaatataaaattttcacttTAATTCATAAGTATTGCCCTTGCAACAATTCaaactatatgaaaaataaaaaataaaaaataaaaaattaatgcttAGTTATTTCAAATTCACTTTCTCATGATGTAGtctagtttttaaaaaaagaattacacaaaGTTTATGGGGTTGAAACATATCCTAACATTACTTTTatagtattttcctttcaattaaTATATGCAACATTAAAGCCCAATTAATGCATTAAAAAGATCAAATGAATGCAGGTAGcttaagctagctagctacaagATACATAGCTAGGTTAAATGAGGTGCAGCAACAATAGATATTGGGTCATGCTACAGCCCCCGCTGGGGCTtagcatgtattttttttatgtgtattttttaaaattattttttatatagatttttttttacatttttaaatatttttaaaaaataaaataaatttaaaatattattaaaaaatacttttttaatcagaaagtaaaagaaattattaaaaaatatttctttaattacgaactaattttttattttacttcataattaagaaagtattttttaataatattataatttttattttatttttaaaaatatttaaaattataaaaaaaatttatataaaaaaatttaaaaaaatacacataaaaaaatagtagagcCAGCCCAACAGGAGCTCCCAGCGTGAGCGTCCAGCGGGGCatctagcatttttcataattatttgaCTAATTTATTATATGTACACGCGTGTGTGGGTGTTGATTTTGGTATTGAATGAGTGCAGCTAAATTTCGTGGATGGGATGCATGCAATATTGAATGAGGCCTCTTTCAGGTTGCTGGGGGACCGAGCCGGGGAGTGAATGAATTGTTTTAGGGACGTTAGCTTAATTAATGCATTAACTTTCGAGTTGTGGCGTACCAACCGAGGGTATAGCATGAGGATGGTTCCGAttaggttaattttttttttcttatattcttaaatttttaaaaataaatttataatgtcattaaaaaaatatttaattcatcactaaattaaaaaaaaaaaaaaaaatctcgataGAAATACTATGGATTCAAAATCGGAATTCCAAGCATTTCTCTTAAGTTTTTGTCATGTTGAATGATAAATGAGAAGAGTCGTGTTATTGGTGTGCACAACTCTAtttttcttacaattttttttatattcttaaatatataaaagagattcacaatattattaaaaaagattcaaaaattatgtataattatatgcaTGTTTCGATAGTTAGAATATcttataatttatgaatagtaataaaatagtttgagtgaatattttattgagttttgataaatgaaagaaaaaaggctgaataaaaatattataaaattaacaaattattataattctttaatattttttttaagtttgtaaaaattatattgatttttttgttttgctttgaagtttatgaaatttgtaatgatttttatgtttgaatagattaggtaatgattaaataaaaaaaagttgaaattttgaaattaaaaatcattttgtatttgagggatgcttgaaaataaaattatgaaaatttttaaggATTCTCGTAATATCCAAACATCCTCATAATCTCATAGTTACATGTTAAGAACGCATGTTAATCTCTAGCATATTGTATCATTTTGTTTCACTTCTCGCTCGTCTAATAGAAAGAACATCTTCAAGTGATTAGAACCAACGATCCCATCCTCCCTCTTGTTAAAATATTACCAATTGAACTATAATTCAATTGCAAAAcactaattatattaaaactacaaatatcatttctcatgcaTAAACCTTATCTATCAACCCA
This window contains:
- the LOC121240714 gene encoding protein NRT1/ PTR FAMILY 2.7-like, which codes for MDGRSEFHTPNSGSKRGGWITFPFIAGAFVGLTLASGGWQANLIVYLIQEFNVKSINAAQISNIVNGCINLFPVVGAIIADSFFGSFFVASISACISLLGIILLALTATLDSLRPQKCENGSSFSFCSAPPSKVQYTVLYTGLALACIGVGGTRFTLATMGANQYDKPKDQGIFFNWYFFAFYTASAISNTAIVYIEDNVSWRLGFGLSAITNFIGLAFLLLGNRFYTHDPPQGSPFIGLVQVIVATIRKRKVRLSPKIEDYYYGKDGSITEIVTTPNKSFRFLNRAAFKTEGDIHESDGSIAKPWRICTMQQVEALKTLIRIFPLWSSSIFLGTTIGIQASLTVLQALLMDRHIGPHFQIPAGSILVVVLISTSISLTIIDRFLCPMWQKLTHSSPTPLQRIGLGHVLNILSMAMSALMEWKRLQIAQAHNLQDRPGSIVPMSAFWLFPQLALVGIGEAFHFPGQVALYYQEFPKSLKTTSTAMISLIIAISFYLSTALIDLVRRVTGWLPDNLNGGRVDNVYWALVVVGVLNFGYYLLCSCLYKYQNVEKGEDDTIGEDARGGS